A single Saccopteryx bilineata isolate mSacBil1 chromosome 11, mSacBil1_pri_phased_curated, whole genome shotgun sequence DNA region contains:
- the C11H18orf54 gene encoding lung adenoma susceptibility protein 2 isoform X2: MAKSNTKHRVCSRQPSVSSLLASCSLSGSNSSTPDGSFQYKDKLYSSASKALQAYIDDFELSQMYPGVSTGKINIDKCPANMPEFSNYIHKPNNAFEHCDHRKSSLFLSSRRRTVNDMDSISLTTDDLLRLPADGSFSFTCVGPGHQISKKSKKCIGRLSSSDTEKNQNFQESSTAMSNDNLVTPVACTSINGKQSHKLKNLKLANKTNKCISELSLSSPKKSHFKDSSKHSLEKNYPRWLTGQKSDLDVSGITSIPDFKYPAWLHRQDLLPDTNGQRIYKTFKEEQHCPRHSYQAQRTSRLMNKLDCFEYSCEPSKISDFLRGDEELVNEYKCDSEHTHCQCENLLFPGQNKKPFSGDKIELLILKAKRNLEHHTEELPKPVKQADSPCSLDKLEAERSWENIPVTFKSPVPVNCDDSPQQGSRANCANGVLEDFLNNDNQISEDDVSKVQWKESMVPITRSLQKALHHLSRLRDLVDDTGGKQSPKT; this comes from the exons CCTTCAGTATCTTCTCTTCTAGCAAGCTGCAGCCTGAGTGGTAGTAACTCCTCTACCCCTGACGGCTCTTTTCAGTATAAGGATAAACTGTACAGTTCGGCCTCAAAGGCTCTCCAGGCCTACATTGATGATTTTGAGCTAAGCCAGATGTATCCTGGTGTGAGCACTGGAAAGATTAACATTGACAAATGTCCTGCTAACATGCCAGAATTCTCCAACTATATTCATAAACCAAACAATG CTTTTGAACATTGCGATCACAGAAAAAGCTCCTTATTCTTATCTTCTAGAAGACGGACTGTTAATGACATGGACTCCATTAGCTTAACAACTGATGATCTATTAAGACTTCCAGCAGATGGgtcattttcttttacttgtgTTGGACCAGGTCACCAAATTagcaaaaaaagcaagaaatgcattGGAAGACTGAGTTCATCAGACACTGAAAAGAATCAGAATTTTCAGGAGTCCTCCACTGCCATGAGCAATGATAACTTAGTTACTCCTGTTGCCTGCACAAGTATAAATGGAAAGCAGTCTCATAAGCTAAAAAACCTAAAACTTGCAAATAAGACTAATAAATGCATTTCTGAACTGTCTTTATCTTCTCCCAAGAAGTCACATTTCAAGGACAGTTCAAAGCACAGTCTTGAAAAGAATTATCCAAGATGGCTCACTGGCCAGAAATCTGACCTTGATGTTTCAGGGATAACTAGTatacctgatttcaaatatcCAGCCTGGCTCCACAGGCAAGACTTGCTACCTGACACAAATGGTCAAaggatttataaaacatttaaagaagagcAACATTGCCCAAGACATAGTTACCAGGCACAAAGAACTTCTCGACTTATGAATAAATTAGATTGTTTTGAATATTCTTGTGAACCCTCAAAAATCTCAGATTTCTTGCGTGGGGATGAAGAATTAGTTAATGAATATAAATGTGATTCTGAACATACCCATTGTCAATGTGAGAATCTACTTTTCCCaggacaaaacaaaaagccattcaGTG GTGACAAAATTGAATTGCTTATCCTGAAGGCCAAGAGAAATCTAGAGCATCATACAGAAGAACTACCAAAGCCTGTGAAACAGGCTGACAGTCCTTGTTCATTAGATAAACTGGAAGCAGAACGATCATGGGAAAATATTCCTGTTACATT caaaTCTCCTGTTCCTGTTAACTGTGATGATAGCCCTCAACAAGGTTCAAGGGCAAACTGTGCTAACGGGGTCCTTGAagactttttaaataatgataatcAG ATTTCAGAAGATGATGTCTCTAAAGTACAATGGAAGGAAAGTATGGTTCCTATTACTAGGTCACTTCAAAA GGCTTTGCATCATTTATCTCGCCTGAGAGACCTGGTTGATGATACTGGTGGGAAACAGTCACCGAAAACgtga
- the C11H18orf54 gene encoding lung adenoma susceptibility protein 2 isoform X1, whose translation MAKSNTKHRVCSRQPSVSSLLASCSLSGSNSSTPDGSFQYKDKLYSSASKALQAYIDDFELSQMYPGVSTGKINIDKCPANMPEFSNYIHKPNNAFEHCDHRKSSLFLSSRRRTVNDMDSISLTTDDLLRLPADGSFSFTCVGPGHQISKKSKKCIGRLSSSDTEKNQNFQESSTAMSNDNLVTPVACTSINGKQSHKLKNLKLANKTNKCISELSLSSPKKSHFKDSSKHSLEKNYPRWLTGQKSDLDVSGITSIPDFKYPAWLHRQDLLPDTNGQRIYKTFKEEQHCPRHSYQAQRTSRLMNKLDCFEYSCEPSKISDFLRGDEELVNEYKCDSEHTHCQCENLLFPGQNKKPFSGDKIELLILKAKRNLEHHTEELPKPVKQADSPCSLDKLEAERSWENIPVTFKSPVPVNCDDSPQQGSRANCANGVLEDFLNNDNQSSTLSGGKHHGPVEALKQMLFNLQAVQESFNQNKPAEPKGEIKQISEDDVSKVQWKESMVPITRSLQKALHHLSRLRDLVDDTGGKQSPKT comes from the exons CCTTCAGTATCTTCTCTTCTAGCAAGCTGCAGCCTGAGTGGTAGTAACTCCTCTACCCCTGACGGCTCTTTTCAGTATAAGGATAAACTGTACAGTTCGGCCTCAAAGGCTCTCCAGGCCTACATTGATGATTTTGAGCTAAGCCAGATGTATCCTGGTGTGAGCACTGGAAAGATTAACATTGACAAATGTCCTGCTAACATGCCAGAATTCTCCAACTATATTCATAAACCAAACAATG CTTTTGAACATTGCGATCACAGAAAAAGCTCCTTATTCTTATCTTCTAGAAGACGGACTGTTAATGACATGGACTCCATTAGCTTAACAACTGATGATCTATTAAGACTTCCAGCAGATGGgtcattttcttttacttgtgTTGGACCAGGTCACCAAATTagcaaaaaaagcaagaaatgcattGGAAGACTGAGTTCATCAGACACTGAAAAGAATCAGAATTTTCAGGAGTCCTCCACTGCCATGAGCAATGATAACTTAGTTACTCCTGTTGCCTGCACAAGTATAAATGGAAAGCAGTCTCATAAGCTAAAAAACCTAAAACTTGCAAATAAGACTAATAAATGCATTTCTGAACTGTCTTTATCTTCTCCCAAGAAGTCACATTTCAAGGACAGTTCAAAGCACAGTCTTGAAAAGAATTATCCAAGATGGCTCACTGGCCAGAAATCTGACCTTGATGTTTCAGGGATAACTAGTatacctgatttcaaatatcCAGCCTGGCTCCACAGGCAAGACTTGCTACCTGACACAAATGGTCAAaggatttataaaacatttaaagaagagcAACATTGCCCAAGACATAGTTACCAGGCACAAAGAACTTCTCGACTTATGAATAAATTAGATTGTTTTGAATATTCTTGTGAACCCTCAAAAATCTCAGATTTCTTGCGTGGGGATGAAGAATTAGTTAATGAATATAAATGTGATTCTGAACATACCCATTGTCAATGTGAGAATCTACTTTTCCCaggacaaaacaaaaagccattcaGTG GTGACAAAATTGAATTGCTTATCCTGAAGGCCAAGAGAAATCTAGAGCATCATACAGAAGAACTACCAAAGCCTGTGAAACAGGCTGACAGTCCTTGTTCATTAGATAAACTGGAAGCAGAACGATCATGGGAAAATATTCCTGTTACATT caaaTCTCCTGTTCCTGTTAACTGTGATGATAGCCCTCAACAAGGTTCAAGGGCAAACTGTGCTAACGGGGTCCTTGAagactttttaaataatgataatcAG agctCTACCCTTTCTGGAGGGAAACATCACGGTCCTGTGGAAGCCCTGAAACAAATGCTATTTAATCTTCAAGCAGTACAGGAAAGTTTTAATCAGAATAAACCTGCAGAGCCAAAAGGAGAAATTAAGCAA ATTTCAGAAGATGATGTCTCTAAAGTACAATGGAAGGAAAGTATGGTTCCTATTACTAGGTCACTTCAAAA GGCTTTGCATCATTTATCTCGCCTGAGAGACCTGGTTGATGATACTGGTGGGAAACAGTCACCGAAAACgtga